From the Actinomadura luzonensis genome, the window CATGGCGCGGTAGTAGCCGATGGCGGCCTTCAGGTTGGCCGGGTCGGCGAGCAGGCTGCGGCGCACGAACTCCAGGTCCTGGCCCGCGTCGTAGCCCGGCGACCAGTCGCGCCACAGGCCCTCCAGGAAGCCGGGGCTCCCGGCGGCGGCCTCGGCGAACGGGGTCTGGAAGAGGAAGATGTAGAACGAGCGCCTGAGCTGCTCGTAGTCGAAGAAGGCGGTGCCCAGCGCCCCGGGCGGCGGCACCGCCAGGGCGACGGCGCGGCGGAAGCGCCCGGCGGTCAGGTAGGCGGGGAAGGCGCCCCAGTCGTGCCCGACCACGACCGCGTCCTCGCCGCCGCCGAGCTCCTCGCGCAGCGCGAGCACGTCGGCGACCAGCGCGGCCTCCTCGTACACCTCGTCGGCCGGGATCTCGGTGGGCGCGTAGCCGCGCAGGAAGGGCGCGACCGCCCGGTAACCCCGCTCGGCCAGCAGCGGCAGCAGGTGCCGCCAGGTGTGCGCGGTGTCGGGGAAGCCGTGCAGGCACAGCGCGAGCGGTCCCTCGCCCATGGTCAGATACGCGAACTCCAGCCCGTTGGCGTGGATCGTCCTGATCTCCATGACTGCGAAACCTAGCACCAGGCCCCTTCCGGGAGTACCACTGCAAGGGGCCCCCGATCGACAAGGAGATCCGTATGGGACGGGGATGGGTGCTGGCGCTGGCGTCCATGACGATCGTGCTCGTCGTGGTGGACCTGACCGCCGTGACGATCGCGCTGCCCGACATCCGCGCGAGCCTGGGGGCGAGCCTGCCGGAGACGCAGTGGGTGGTGGACGCCTACGCGCTCACGCTGGCCGCGGTGCTGCTGCCGGCCGGGGTCCTGGCCGACCGGTACGGCCGCCGCAGGCTGCTCGCGATCGGCGTCTCCGTCTTCACCGTGGCCTCGCTGGCGTGCGCGCTCGCGCCCACCGCGCCCCTGCTGGACGTGGCGCGGGGCGTGCAGGGCCTCGGCGCGTCCGCGTTGTACGGCACCACGACCCCGCTGATCGCGACGGTCTACCCGGAGGGCCCGGAGCGGGGCCGGGCGCTCGGCGTCTTCAGCGCGGTGTCCGGGCTGGCCATGACGCTCGGCCCGGTGGTGGGCGGCGCGCTGACGGCGGCGTTCGGCTGGCGGTCGATCTTCCTGATCAACCTGCCGATCGGCGCGTTCGTGCTGCTGGCGCTGCGCCGGCGGGTGGCGGAGTCGCACGGCCGCGGGCACCTGGACCCGGCGGGCATCGCGCTGGTGGCGGCGGCGCTGTTCGCGATCATCCCGGCGCTCATCCACGACCTGCCGTGGCTGCTGGTGGCCGGGGTGGCGCTGCTGGCGGCGTTCGTGGCGGTGGAGCGGCGCGCGGCGGCCCCGATGATCGACTTCGGGCTGTTCAGGAACGGCGTGTTCGCGGTCGGCTCGGCCACCACGCTGCTCATGCTGGCGGGGCTGCTGGGCGCGTTCACCTATCTCACGCTCTACGTGCAGGGACCTCTGGAGACGAGCCCGGCCGAGGCGGGCGTGCGGTTCCTGGCCTTCAGCGCGGCGGCGGTCATCGGCCCTGTCGCGGTCGGCCGGGTGCTGCACCGGTGGCCGATGGGGGTGCTCATCGCCGCCGGTCCCGCCCTGATCGCGCTCGCGCTGGCGGTCATGACGGTGCCGGCCGCCGACCCGTGGACGCCGATCATGTTCGGGCTGTTCCTCGGCGGCCTCGGCCTGGGCGCCGGCAACGTGGTGGCCAACCAGGTCGGGCTGAGCGCGCCGATGGACCGGATCGGCATGGCGACCGGCGTGGTGAACACGCTCAAGCAGGTGGGCACGGCGGTGGGCGTGGCGGTGCTGGCCGCGCCGTACCGGAGCGGCGTGACGGCGATGCTGCTGGCGGCGGCCGGGCTGGCGGCGGCGGGCGCGCTGCTGCCGCTGGTGCTGGCCGCGCCGCCGGTCAGGAGGGCCGGTCAGAAGGTGTAGCGCAGATGCTTGACGCCGTTGATGAAGTTCGACAGCAGGAAGTCGGGCTCCCCCACCGAGCGGATGCCGGGCAGGCGGGTGAACAGCTCGCGGAACATCACGGTCATCTCCCTGCGCGCCAGGTGCGCGCCCAGGCAGTAGTGCGGGCCCGGGCCGCCGAAGCCGACGTGGGGGTTGGGGTCGCGGGTGATGTCGAAGGCGTCGGGATCGTCGAAGACGGCCTCGTCGCGGTTGGCCGAGTTGTAGAAGAGCAGCACCTTGTCGCCCTTGCGGTAGGCGTTGCCGTTCATCTCGTGGTCGCGGGTCAGGGTGCGCCGGAACTGGATCACCGGCGTCGCGTACCTGACGATCTCATCGCAGGCCGGGACGATGTGCGCGTCGAAGTTCGCCAGCAGCAGCTCGCGCTGCCCGGGGTGGTCGGTGAGGAGCTTGAGCCCGTAGGCGATGGCGTTCCTGGTGGTCTCGCTGCCGGCCACCACCAGCAGGATGAAGAACGAGCCCAGCTCCTGCGACGACAGCCGCTCCTCGCCGTTGACCAGCAGGCTGACCAGGTCGCCCGTGGGCCGCCTGCGCCGCTCGTCGCCGAGCCGGGCGGCCAGCCGGTTGAGCGAGAAGCCGGCGTGCAGCAGCTTGGCCAGGCCGCGGGCCACGTTGACGCGGCCGAAGTCGGGCGACAGGCCGGTGTACTCGGGGTCGGCGTTGCCCAGGATGACGTTGGTGCGGCGCAGCACCATGTCGTGGAGGTGGGCGGGGATGCCCATCATGTCGCAGATCACCCGCACCGGCAGCCGGGCCGCGATCTGCGTGACGAAGTCGCCCGGCCCCTCCTCGACGGCCTGCCCGACGATCTCGGCGGCGGCCCGCGCCAGGTCCTCCTCCATCTTGGCCAGGATGCGCGGGGTGAACGCCCGTGAGACGACGCGCCGCAGCCGGGCGTGCCGCGGGTCGTCCATGTTGATCATCGACCCGAAGTACACGCTGAGCCAGCGCGGCATGTCGGGGATGCTGTTGGAGCACGGCTCGCTGCTGAAGACGGCCGCGTTCCTGCTGGCCTCGGTCACGTCGGCGTGGCGGACGAGGGCGTGGTAGCCCGGCCCGCCGCCGACGAACGGCACGGCCTGCTCGGGCACGAACACCGGGCGCTCCAGCGCGCGCAGCCGCCGGAACGCCTCCATGCGCTCGGCCTGCGGCAGGGCCCAGAACGGGAGCTGCGACAGGTCGACGTCGGTGGACAGCGTCATGCCCACCACGATTGTGCAAGTGAACACTTACGTCAAGGGCGGCTCACTCCCCCTTGACGATCAGGTCGGCTCCCTTCTCGCCGATCATGATGGCGGGCGCGTGGGTGTGGCCGCGGTTGAGCGTCGGCATGATCGACACGTCCACCACGCGCAGCCGTTCGACGCCGCGCACCCGCAGCGTGGGATCCACGACCGAGCCCTCGTCGGCGCCCATCCGGCAGGTGCCGGCGGGGTGGTAGAGGGTCTCGGCGCGCTCGCGCACCCACTGGGCCAGCTCCTCGTCGCTCTCCGGCGCCCAGTAGGGGGCCATCGGACCGCCCGCGTACGGCCTCATCGCGGCCGTCGCGAACACCTGCTTGGCCGTCTTCAGCCCCGCCACCAGCCGTTTCACGTCGGCCTCGGCGCTGAGGTAGGCGGGGTCGATCAGCGGGTCGCGGCCGTTGAGCCCGATCCGGCCGCGGCTCTCCGGCTGCAGCAGCACCACGCCGACGGTCAGGCCGTGACCGGTCGGCGGGGTGAGGCCGTGGTCCACGAAGGGGCCGGGCGCGAAGATCAGCTCGATGTCGGGGGCGGGCTCCTCGGCCGAGGTGCGCACGAACGCGACCGCCTCGCCGACGTTGGTGGTGAGCATGCCGGAGCGCAGCACGATGTAACGCAGCAGGTTGCCGATGGACTCGGCCTTGGTGAGCGTGACGGGCTGCTTGCACTCGACGTACACGCCGGAGGAGAGGTGGTCCTGCAGGTTCTTGCCGACCTCGGGCAGGTCGCGCACCACCTCGACGCCGGCGTCGCGCAGCTCGCCCGCCGCGCCCACGCCGGAGCGCATGAGCAGGTGCGGCGAGCCGATCGCGCCGGCCGACAGGATGACCTCCCTCCGCGCCCGGAGCTGCGCGCCGCCGCCGTGCTCGACGCCGACGGCCCGCCGGCCCTCGAACAGCACCCGGTCCACGGTCGCGCCGGTGACCACGGTCAGGTTGGGCCGCTTGAGCGCGGGACGCAGGTAGGCGTCGGCCGAGCTCCAGCGCCGGCCCCGGTTCTGGGTGACGGGGGTCGGGCTGCAGCCCTCGTTGGAGCGGCCGTTCAGCTCCTCCAGCCGCCGCAGGCCCAGCTCTTCGCAGGCGCGGAGGAACGCGGCCGTGGTGACGTTGGGGCTGCGCAGCTCGGAGATGTAGAGCGGGCCCTCGGTGCCGTAGACGTCGCCGCCGTTGCTGCCGACGCGGCGCTCGGCCCGGGTGAAGTAGGGCAGCACGTCCTCGTACGACCAGCCGGGCACCTCCCACTGGTCGTAGTCGAGCCCGCAGCCGCGCACCCACATCTGCGCGTTCAGCGAGGACGAGCCGCCGAGCACCCGGCCGCGGGGCCAGTAGAGCTCTCGGCCGGACATCTCGCCCTGCTTGGCGGTGGTGTAGTTCCAGTCGTAGTCGGTCTTGAAGAGCTTGGCGAAGCCCGCGGGCATGCGGATCTCCAGCTTGTCGTCCTGCCCGCCCGCCTCGACCAGGGCCACCGACACGCCCGGATCGGCCGAGAGCCGGTTGGCCAGCACGCACCCCGCCGAACCCGCGCCGACGATCACGTAGTCGTACTCCACGGTTTCCCTCCATGGGGCAGGTAACTGCCTACTTGCTTACTCCAGGCGGGCGGGCGGCGTCCATACGCAGTTGTGACCTCAGTTACCTACCGGTCGGTATGGCGGTGCTGCGAAGATGGCGGCCAAGCCGGTCTTAGAGGAGGAAGGCGTCATGCTGAATCTGTCGATCGTCCTGGAGGACAGCGCCAGGAACAACCCTGACGGCACGGCCATCGTCTTCGGCGACATGCGCCTGCCGTTCTCCATGATCGACACGGTGGCCAACCAGGTGGCGAACCTGCTGGTGGCGCGCGGCATCCGCAAGGGCGACAAGGTCGCGCTGGCCTGCCCGAACCTGCCGTACTTCCCGTTCGTCTACTACGGCATCCTGAAGGCCGGGGCGACGGTGGTGCCGCTCAACGTCCTGTTGCAGTCCCGCGAGATCGCCTACCACCTCGACGACAGCGACGCCAAGGCGCTGTTCTGCTTCGAGGGCTCGCCCGAGCTGCCGCTCGGCGAGCGCGGCAAGGCGGGCTTCGAGGCGGCCTCGGGCTGCGAGCACTTCTTCGTGCTGCCCGCCACGCCGCTGGCCACCGAGTCGGAGTACGGCGAGTCGTTCTGGGCGGCGCTCGGCGGGATGGCGGGCGAGTTCGAGACCGTGCAGACCGCCCCCGACGACACCGCGGTCATCCTCTACACCTCGGGCACCACGGGTCAGCCGAAGGGCGCCGAGCTCAGCCACCAGAACATGCTGATGAACGCCATCGTCAGCGACCGCATGTTCCCTGCCACCGAGGGCGGCGACGTCTACCTGGGCGTGCTGCCGCTGTTCCACTCCTTCGGCCAGAGCGTGGTCATGAACACCGGCTTCCTGCGCGGCGCGGCCGTCGTGCTCATGCCGCGCTTCGAGCCGGGCGAGGCCCTGGAGCTCATGCGCAGGGAGGGTGTGACGTTCTTCGCCGGCGTGCCCACCATGTACTGGGCCATGCTCACCAAGATCCACGCCGAGGGCGCGCAGGCGCCCGACACGCTGCGCATCGCGGTCGCGGGCGGCGCGTCGTCGCCGGTGGAGGTGCTGAAGGACTTCGAGAAGACCTTCGGCATCGGCATCCTGGAGGGCTACGGTCTGTCGGAGACCTCGCCGGTGGCCAGCTTCAACCAGCCGGGACGCCCCGCCAAGCCGGGCACCATCGGCACGCCCATCTGGGGCGTGGAGATGAAGCTCGTGGACGGCGACTGGAAGACGGTCGAGGGCGAGGGCCCGGGCGAGATCGCCATCCGCGGCCACAACGTCATGAAGGGCTACTACGGCCGCCCGGAGGCCACGGCCGAGGTCATGCGGGACGGCTGGTTCCGCACCGGCGACATCGCCACCCGCGACGCCGACGGCTACTACGCCATCATCGACCGCGCCAAGGACATGATCATCCGGGGCGGCTTCAACGTCTACCCGCGCGAGCTGGAGGAGGTCCTCATGACGCACGAGGCCGTCTCGCTGGCCGCCGTCGTCGGGGTGCCGCACGACTCGCACGGCGAGGAGGTCAAGGCGTACGTGATCAAGACGCCCGGCGCGACGATCACCGAGGACGAGCTGATCGCCTGGTGCAAGGAGAACATGGCGGCCTACAAGTACCCGCGGGTGATCGAGTTCCGCGACGCGCTGCCGATGACGGCCACCGGCAAGATCCTCAAGCGCGAGCTGCGCTGACCGGGCCGGCGGAGGAGCGCGTGGCGCGGCCGCTCGCGCTCTTTGACCTGGACAACACGCTGGTCGACCGGCTGGCGGCGTTCGAGCGGTGGGCGGCGGAGTTCGCCGCCCGCCGCGGGCTCGGGCCGGACGCGGTGGCGTGGCTGGTCCGCACGGACGCCGACGGGTCCGTCCCCATGGACGTCTTCTTCGGCCTGGTCCGCGCGCGGTTCGGGCTGCCCGAGCCGGTGGAGGAGCTGTGGGCGGCCTACCGGGCGCGGCTGCCGCGCCTGGTCACGTGCCGCCCCGAGGTCCTGGACGGCCTCGCGCGGCTGCGGGCGGCCGGATGGGCGGTCGGGATCGTCACGAACGGGATGGCCGACAACCAGACGGGCAAGATCCGGCGCACCGGGCTGGCCGGCCGGGTGGACGGCTGGGCGATCTCCGGCGCGGAGGGCGTGCGCAAGCCCGACGCCCGGCTGTTCGGGATCGGCGCGGCACGGTGCGGCGCGTCCCTGACGGACGGCGGATGGTTCGTGGGCGACGACCCGGTCAAGGACGTCGCGGGCGCGCTGGCCGCGGGCCTGCGCGCGATCTGGGTGGACCGCGGCCGGGCCCCGCGCCCGCCCGGCGCCGAACACGTGGTCACCGACGTGCTCGACGCCCTGGAGCTGTTGATGGGGATGCGCCCGGGCGGCGCCGTCTGATGGGCGCCGTCGAGGAACTTTCGTGACAGGCGTTCGCCTCGGCCGCCCGCGGATTGTAATCTTGCGGTAACCGCATGCAGTCAAGCACGGCAAAGGAGGTCGCGTGGGCCGCCACGAGAAGCCCCACACCCCCAAGGATCGGCCGGAAGATCTCAAGGAAGGCTCAAGGGCCGACGAGCAACGGCCGAGCCGCGGCAAGCACGCCGCTCCGGCCGTCAAGGACAAGAAGTGACGCCGTCCGCCTGAGCGGGCCGCCACCTCGGCGCTGAGGTGGCGGTCACCCGGGCGGCCCCGTCACAGCTCCTTGACCGCGGCGGCGATCGCCTTGCCGTCGTAGCCGCCGGTCGGCAGGGTGGCGCCGCGCGCGAGGCGGACGACGCCCTTCGCGTCCACGAGGAGCGTGCCCGACCGCTGCACCGAGCCGAAGGCCGCTTTCCGCAGCCCGAGCAGCTCGTGCGGGGTGCCGTCGCGGCCGGCCAGCACGCCGAACGGGATCCCCCGCCGCGCCTTCCACGCGGCCGCCACCGGCGGGTCCTCGGGCGCCGCGACCAGCACCCGCACACCGGCCGCCGCGAGCTCGCCGGCACGCCGGACGAGGTCTCGCACGTGCCGGTTGCAGACCGGGCACGTGGTGGAGCGCAGGAAGTAGACGAGCACGGCCCGGCCGTCCCCGGACAGGCGGACGGCTCGGCCGTCGGTGTCCTCCAGCACCACGTCGGGCGCGGGTGAACCGATCTCAAGCATGACGAAATCCCCTTCGACGCACATCAGGTGACGGACGGTCGTCCGGGATCAGGCGCC encodes:
- a CDS encoding alpha/beta fold hydrolase, producing MEIRTIHANGLEFAYLTMGEGPLALCLHGFPDTAHTWRHLLPLLAERGYRAVAPFLRGYAPTEIPADEVYEEAALVADVLALREELGGGEDAVVVGHDWGAFPAYLTAGRFRRAVALAVPPPGALGTAFFDYEQLRRSFYIFLFQTPFAEAAAGSPGFLEGLWRDWSPGYDAGQDLEFVRRSLLADPANLKAAIGYYRAMLGTTPPSGRYPAVEPGVRGPVLYLHGAQDGCLGAALAKDAAANLPEGSRAEVVPGAGHFLHLERPDEVNRLILDWLGPAA
- a CDS encoding MFS transporter, which translates into the protein MGRGWVLALASMTIVLVVVDLTAVTIALPDIRASLGASLPETQWVVDAYALTLAAVLLPAGVLADRYGRRRLLAIGVSVFTVASLACALAPTAPLLDVARGVQGLGASALYGTTTPLIATVYPEGPERGRALGVFSAVSGLAMTLGPVVGGALTAAFGWRSIFLINLPIGAFVLLALRRRVAESHGRGHLDPAGIALVAAALFAIIPALIHDLPWLLVAGVALLAAFVAVERRAAAPMIDFGLFRNGVFAVGSATTLLMLAGLLGAFTYLTLYVQGPLETSPAEAGVRFLAFSAAAVIGPVAVGRVLHRWPMGVLIAAGPALIALALAVMTVPAADPWTPIMFGLFLGGLGLGAGNVVANQVGLSAPMDRIGMATGVVNTLKQVGTAVGVAVLAAPYRSGVTAMLLAAAGLAAAGALLPLVLAAPPVRRAGQKV
- a CDS encoding cytochrome P450, which gives rise to MTLSTDVDLSQLPFWALPQAERMEAFRRLRALERPVFVPEQAVPFVGGGPGYHALVRHADVTEASRNAAVFSSEPCSNSIPDMPRWLSVYFGSMINMDDPRHARLRRVVSRAFTPRILAKMEEDLARAAAEIVGQAVEEGPGDFVTQIAARLPVRVICDMMGIPAHLHDMVLRRTNVILGNADPEYTGLSPDFGRVNVARGLAKLLHAGFSLNRLAARLGDERRRRPTGDLVSLLVNGEERLSSQELGSFFILLVVAGSETTRNAIAYGLKLLTDHPGQRELLLANFDAHIVPACDEIVRYATPVIQFRRTLTRDHEMNGNAYRKGDKVLLFYNSANRDEAVFDDPDAFDITRDPNPHVGFGGPGPHYCLGAHLARREMTVMFRELFTRLPGIRSVGEPDFLLSNFINGVKHLRYTF
- a CDS encoding GMC family oxidoreductase, whose amino-acid sequence is MEYDYVIVGAGSAGCVLANRLSADPGVSVALVEAGGQDDKLEIRMPAGFAKLFKTDYDWNYTTAKQGEMSGRELYWPRGRVLGGSSSLNAQMWVRGCGLDYDQWEVPGWSYEDVLPYFTRAERRVGSNGGDVYGTEGPLYISELRSPNVTTAAFLRACEELGLRRLEELNGRSNEGCSPTPVTQNRGRRWSSADAYLRPALKRPNLTVVTGATVDRVLFEGRRAVGVEHGGGAQLRARREVILSAGAIGSPHLLMRSGVGAAGELRDAGVEVVRDLPEVGKNLQDHLSSGVYVECKQPVTLTKAESIGNLLRYIVLRSGMLTTNVGEAVAFVRTSAEEPAPDIELIFAPGPFVDHGLTPPTGHGLTVGVVLLQPESRGRIGLNGRDPLIDPAYLSAEADVKRLVAGLKTAKQVFATAAMRPYAGGPMAPYWAPESDEELAQWVRERAETLYHPAGTCRMGADEGSVVDPTLRVRGVERLRVVDVSIMPTLNRGHTHAPAIMIGEKGADLIVKGE
- a CDS encoding long-chain-fatty-acid--CoA ligase → MLNLSIVLEDSARNNPDGTAIVFGDMRLPFSMIDTVANQVANLLVARGIRKGDKVALACPNLPYFPFVYYGILKAGATVVPLNVLLQSREIAYHLDDSDAKALFCFEGSPELPLGERGKAGFEAASGCEHFFVLPATPLATESEYGESFWAALGGMAGEFETVQTAPDDTAVILYTSGTTGQPKGAELSHQNMLMNAIVSDRMFPATEGGDVYLGVLPLFHSFGQSVVMNTGFLRGAAVVLMPRFEPGEALELMRREGVTFFAGVPTMYWAMLTKIHAEGAQAPDTLRIAVAGGASSPVEVLKDFEKTFGIGILEGYGLSETSPVASFNQPGRPAKPGTIGTPIWGVEMKLVDGDWKTVEGEGPGEIAIRGHNVMKGYYGRPEATAEVMRDGWFRTGDIATRDADGYYAIIDRAKDMIIRGGFNVYPRELEEVLMTHEAVSLAAVVGVPHDSHGEEVKAYVIKTPGATITEDELIAWCKENMAAYKYPRVIEFRDALPMTATGKILKRELR
- a CDS encoding HAD family hydrolase — translated: MARPLALFDLDNTLVDRLAAFERWAAEFAARRGLGPDAVAWLVRTDADGSVPMDVFFGLVRARFGLPEPVEELWAAYRARLPRLVTCRPEVLDGLARLRAAGWAVGIVTNGMADNQTGKIRRTGLAGRVDGWAISGAEGVRKPDARLFGIGAARCGASLTDGGWFVGDDPVKDVAGALAAGLRAIWVDRGRAPRPPGAEHVVTDVLDALELLMGMRPGGAV
- a CDS encoding peroxiredoxin family protein, encoding MLEIGSPAPDVVLEDTDGRAVRLSGDGRAVLVYFLRSTTCPVCNRHVRDLVRRAGELAAAGVRVLVAAPEDPPVAAAWKARRGIPFGVLAGRDGTPHELLGLRKAAFGSVQRSGTLLVDAKGVVRLARGATLPTGGYDGKAIAAAVKEL